A section of the Triticum dicoccoides isolate Atlit2015 ecotype Zavitan chromosome 7A, WEW_v2.0, whole genome shotgun sequence genome encodes:
- the LOC119330153 gene encoding succinate dehydrogenase subunit 6, mitochondrial: MGIGEHFEGVKQHWARNFAFLDYFKKVYGRDQPLPKWSDADVEEFIASDPVYGPQLKALRESRKFALGGALAGAAHLGGVAFKYSKSPHGVVLATGFGALTGAVLGSEVAEHWYELYKMDKQGANLRFIYWWEDKVSGQKN; this comes from the exons atggggatcGGCGAGCACTTTGAGGGCGTGAAGCAGCACTGGGCGCGCAACTTCGCCTTCCTCGACTACTTCAAGAAGGTCTACGGCCGCGACCAGCCCCTCCCCAAGTGGTCCGACGCCGACGTCGAAGAGTTCATCGCCTCCGACCCCGTCTACGGCCCGCAG CTCAAGGCCCTGAGGGAGTCCAGGAAGTTCGCGCTCGGCGGGGCCCTGGCCGGCGCCGCGCACCTCGGCGGCGTTGCCTTCAAGTACTCCAAGAGCCCGCACG GTGTCGTGCTGGCGACCGGGTTCGGAGCGCTCACTGGCGCCGTGCTCGGGTCGGAGGTGGCCGAGCACTGGTACGAGCTCTACAAGATGGACAAGCAGGGGGCCAACCTCAGGTTCATCTACTGGTGGGAGGACAAGGTCTCAG GCCAGAAGAATTGA
- the LOC119334374 gene encoding MADS-box transcription factor 26-like isoform X1 produces the protein MARGKVQLRRIENPVHRQVTFCKRRAGLLKKARELSVLCDADIGIIIFSAHGKLYDLATTGTMDGLIERYKSASGEGMAADGCGDQRVDPKQEAMVLKQEIDLLQKGLRYIYGNRANEHMNVDELNALERYLEMWMFNIRSAKMQIMIQEIQALKSKILYMQEGMLKAANEILQEKVPIIVEQHGLIDVGMTIADQQNGHFSTVPMLEEITNPLTILSGYSTCRGSDMGYSF, from the exons ATGGCGAGAGGCAAGGTCCAGCTCCGGCGCATCGAGAACCCTGTCCACCGGCAGGTCACCTTCTGCAAGCGCCGCGCGGGGCTCCTCAAGAAGGCCAGGGAGCTCTCAGTCCTCTGCGATGCCGACATCGGTATCATCATCTTCTCTGCGCACGGCAAGCTCTACGACCTCGCCACCACCGG AACCATGGATGGGCTGATCGAGAGGTACAAGAGTGCCAGTGGAGAAGGCATGGCCGCCGACGGCTGCGGCGACCAGAGAGTG GACCCAAAGCAGGAGGCAATGGTGCTGAAACAAGAAATAGACCTTTTGCAGAAGGGACTGAG GTACATCTATGGAAACAGGGCAAATGAGCACATGAATGTTGACGAGCTGAATGCCCTGGAGAGGTACTTGGAGATGTGGATGTTCAACATCCGCTCCGCAAAG ATGCAGATAATGATTCAAGAGATCCAGGCACTGAAGAGCAAG ATTCTTTATATGCAGGAGGGCATGTTGAAAGCTGCCAACGAAATTCTCCAGGAAAAGGTACCAATT ATAGTAGAACAGCATGGACTGATCGACGTAGGCATGACTATAGCAGATCAGCAGAATGGGCATTTTAGTACAGTCCCAATGTTAGAGGAGATCACTAACCCACTGACTATACTGAGTGGCTATTCTACTTGTAGGGGCTCAGATATGGGCTATTCCTTCTGA
- the LOC119334374 gene encoding MADS-box transcription factor 26-like isoform X3, with protein MARGKVQLRRIENPVHRQVTFCKRRAGLLKKARELSVLCDADIGIIIFSAHGKLYDLATTGTMDGLIERYKSASGEGMAADGCGDQRVDPKQEAMVLKQEIDLLQKGLRYIYGNRANEHMNVDELNALERYLEMWMFNIRSAKMQIMIQEIQALKSKEGMLKAANEILQEKVPIIVEQHGLIDVGMTIADQQNGHFSTVPMLEEITNPLTILSGYSTCRGSDMGYSF; from the exons ATGGCGAGAGGCAAGGTCCAGCTCCGGCGCATCGAGAACCCTGTCCACCGGCAGGTCACCTTCTGCAAGCGCCGCGCGGGGCTCCTCAAGAAGGCCAGGGAGCTCTCAGTCCTCTGCGATGCCGACATCGGTATCATCATCTTCTCTGCGCACGGCAAGCTCTACGACCTCGCCACCACCGG AACCATGGATGGGCTGATCGAGAGGTACAAGAGTGCCAGTGGAGAAGGCATGGCCGCCGACGGCTGCGGCGACCAGAGAGTG GACCCAAAGCAGGAGGCAATGGTGCTGAAACAAGAAATAGACCTTTTGCAGAAGGGACTGAG GTACATCTATGGAAACAGGGCAAATGAGCACATGAATGTTGACGAGCTGAATGCCCTGGAGAGGTACTTGGAGATGTGGATGTTCAACATCCGCTCCGCAAAG ATGCAGATAATGATTCAAGAGATCCAGGCACTGAAGAGCAAG GAGGGCATGTTGAAAGCTGCCAACGAAATTCTCCAGGAAAAGGTACCAATT ATAGTAGAACAGCATGGACTGATCGACGTAGGCATGACTATAGCAGATCAGCAGAATGGGCATTTTAGTACAGTCCCAATGTTAGAGGAGATCACTAACCCACTGACTATACTGAGTGGCTATTCTACTTGTAGGGGCTCAGATATGGGCTATTCCTTCTGA
- the LOC119334374 gene encoding MADS-box transcription factor 26-like isoform X2, which yields MARGKVQLRRIENPVHRQVTFCKRRAGLLKKARELSVLCDADIGIIIFSAHGKLYDLATTGTMDGLIERYKSASGEGMAADGCGDQRVDPKQEAMVLKQEIDLLQKGLRYIYGNRANEHMNVDELNALERYLEMWMFNIRSAKMQIMIQEIQALKSKILYMQEGMLKAANEILQEKIVEQHGLIDVGMTIADQQNGHFSTVPMLEEITNPLTILSGYSTCRGSDMGYSF from the exons ATGGCGAGAGGCAAGGTCCAGCTCCGGCGCATCGAGAACCCTGTCCACCGGCAGGTCACCTTCTGCAAGCGCCGCGCGGGGCTCCTCAAGAAGGCCAGGGAGCTCTCAGTCCTCTGCGATGCCGACATCGGTATCATCATCTTCTCTGCGCACGGCAAGCTCTACGACCTCGCCACCACCGG AACCATGGATGGGCTGATCGAGAGGTACAAGAGTGCCAGTGGAGAAGGCATGGCCGCCGACGGCTGCGGCGACCAGAGAGTG GACCCAAAGCAGGAGGCAATGGTGCTGAAACAAGAAATAGACCTTTTGCAGAAGGGACTGAG GTACATCTATGGAAACAGGGCAAATGAGCACATGAATGTTGACGAGCTGAATGCCCTGGAGAGGTACTTGGAGATGTGGATGTTCAACATCCGCTCCGCAAAG ATGCAGATAATGATTCAAGAGATCCAGGCACTGAAGAGCAAG ATTCTTTATATGCAGGAGGGCATGTTGAAAGCTGCCAACGAAATTCTCCAGGAAAAG ATAGTAGAACAGCATGGACTGATCGACGTAGGCATGACTATAGCAGATCAGCAGAATGGGCATTTTAGTACAGTCCCAATGTTAGAGGAGATCACTAACCCACTGACTATACTGAGTGGCTATTCTACTTGTAGGGGCTCAGATATGGGCTATTCCTTCTGA
- the LOC119334374 gene encoding MADS-box transcription factor 26-like isoform X4 gives MARGKVQLRRIENPVHRQVTFCKRRAGLLKKARELSVLCDADIGIIIFSAHGKLYDLATTGTMDGLIERYKSASGEGMAADGCGDQRVDPKQEAMVLKQEIDLLQKGLRYIYGNRANEHMNVDELNALERYLEMWMFNIRSAKMQIMIQEIQALKSKEGMLKAANEILQEKIVEQHGLIDVGMTIADQQNGHFSTVPMLEEITNPLTILSGYSTCRGSDMGYSF, from the exons ATGGCGAGAGGCAAGGTCCAGCTCCGGCGCATCGAGAACCCTGTCCACCGGCAGGTCACCTTCTGCAAGCGCCGCGCGGGGCTCCTCAAGAAGGCCAGGGAGCTCTCAGTCCTCTGCGATGCCGACATCGGTATCATCATCTTCTCTGCGCACGGCAAGCTCTACGACCTCGCCACCACCGG AACCATGGATGGGCTGATCGAGAGGTACAAGAGTGCCAGTGGAGAAGGCATGGCCGCCGACGGCTGCGGCGACCAGAGAGTG GACCCAAAGCAGGAGGCAATGGTGCTGAAACAAGAAATAGACCTTTTGCAGAAGGGACTGAG GTACATCTATGGAAACAGGGCAAATGAGCACATGAATGTTGACGAGCTGAATGCCCTGGAGAGGTACTTGGAGATGTGGATGTTCAACATCCGCTCCGCAAAG ATGCAGATAATGATTCAAGAGATCCAGGCACTGAAGAGCAAG GAGGGCATGTTGAAAGCTGCCAACGAAATTCTCCAGGAAAAG ATAGTAGAACAGCATGGACTGATCGACGTAGGCATGACTATAGCAGATCAGCAGAATGGGCATTTTAGTACAGTCCCAATGTTAGAGGAGATCACTAACCCACTGACTATACTGAGTGGCTATTCTACTTGTAGGGGCTCAGATATGGGCTATTCCTTCTGA